In one window of Armatimonadota bacterium DNA:
- a CDS encoding glycoside hydrolase family 99-like domain-containing protein, with the protein MRITIVLLFVLFASTAFAADLPAWEFEDPDLVDWMGNGQVRDLHVSDGCLRAEVGDDDPIVVSPPVPPFPTSIGQRVEIRMSSDRAGVAQLFWAPNTEGPYGGFQPDRETVFQVKGDGEFHVYTIYPFWHGDPQIIGLRLDPPDDAHITIDFVRVTEIPTPETDATAWDFADDVAGWRALQDIEINHVAGRLAGRVTGPAPILMSPRFAAESPGLSWATIRMRVDAGRAGELQVLSAGAPGMARRSFQVIADGRFHTYNVLAAGPQPGGAGVIGLGLAPSLATDARFEIESITLASEPEGRTDLELVDFNPERAVTRADRESTIICILRNRGGEPARGLRATLSAPEWLTIVSAPSVEAAPDAPLRVTRQARFRWSLRPTRPGDAEFTVTVEGDNIEPQTYHTTVAYPAPQPAKPATADGKPYVPEPRPAQDDWQVGVYYFPGWDTGGRWDPINRARFPIPYLGFYREGDPEVADWHIKWAAEHGIDFFIYDWYWIQGSMHLTHALHDGYMNARYKDHLKFCLLWANHNPPGTSSEEDLLNVTRYWLDNYFKLPQYQTVEGKPLVVLFSPGRLTEDMGSAAVAAAFEKMRALCRAEGLPGLYLAACAVPAQAARLAREGYDAATGYNYPAAGSEGKRWAPYATMVTGYEEIWKEFLDRDEIKCIVPLAPGWDSRPWHGDHALVRYDNTPELFEDMCRRAKALLEEREQPPKLRMAIIEAWNEFGEGSYIEPTRPYGFGYLDAIRRVFTEAPEQHADVVPEDIGLGPYDVKMPPEALDKRAWEFETPGDAEGWDSVMQMTDVRAEDGSLKATTIGGDPAFFGPAVEIDAAQYRRVLVRMRVDGPEAPGSAQLFWRSTLLAESEATSCRFEIIADGEFHEYVLDVGNVPTWAGDIQRLRLDPGWTAGMQVEVDYIRVVE; encoded by the coding sequence ATGCGCATCACAATCGTGCTCCTGTTCGTCCTGTTCGCCTCCACCGCGTTCGCCGCCGACCTGCCGGCCTGGGAGTTCGAGGATCCCGACCTGGTGGACTGGATGGGAAATGGCCAGGTCCGCGACCTGCATGTCTCAGACGGCTGCCTGCGCGCGGAGGTCGGTGACGACGATCCCATTGTGGTGTCCCCGCCGGTACCCCCATTCCCGACATCCATTGGCCAGCGCGTTGAGATCCGCATGTCGAGCGATCGAGCCGGCGTCGCGCAGCTCTTCTGGGCGCCGAACACCGAGGGGCCGTACGGCGGCTTCCAACCCGACCGCGAAACCGTCTTCCAGGTCAAGGGGGACGGCGAGTTTCACGTCTATACCATCTACCCCTTCTGGCACGGTGACCCGCAGATCATCGGCCTGCGCCTAGATCCCCCCGATGACGCGCACATAACGATTGACTTTGTGCGAGTGACCGAGATACCCACCCCAGAAACGGATGCGACCGCATGGGATTTCGCAGACGATGTTGCGGGCTGGCGTGCGCTCCAGGACATCGAGATCAATCACGTCGCAGGGCGCCTCGCCGGACGCGTCACCGGCCCCGCTCCGATTCTGATGTCTCCACGGTTCGCCGCAGAAAGCCCCGGCCTCAGTTGGGCGACCATCCGCATGCGGGTTGATGCGGGCCGGGCAGGGGAGTTGCAAGTCCTGTCCGCAGGAGCCCCCGGCATGGCGCGCCGATCGTTTCAGGTGATTGCCGACGGCCGGTTTCACACGTACAACGTGCTCGCGGCGGGACCGCAGCCGGGCGGCGCGGGAGTCATCGGGCTGGGCCTCGCGCCTTCGCTGGCGACCGATGCCCGCTTCGAGATCGAGAGCATAACCCTGGCGTCGGAGCCGGAAGGCCGGACGGATCTGGAACTGGTTGACTTCAATCCCGAACGCGCAGTGACACGAGCCGACCGCGAGTCCACCATCATCTGCATCCTGCGCAACCGCGGAGGCGAGCCGGCCCGCGGCCTGCGCGCCACTCTCAGCGCTCCTGAATGGCTGACCATCGTCAGCGCGCCGTCCGTCGAGGCGGCGCCTGATGCCCCGCTGCGCGTCACGCGCCAGGCGAGGTTCCGCTGGTCGCTGCGACCTACCCGCCCGGGCGACGCCGAGTTCACCGTCACGGTGGAGGGCGACAACATCGAGCCGCAGACCTATCACACAACGGTGGCGTATCCCGCGCCCCAGCCCGCGAAGCCCGCGACAGCCGATGGCAAGCCCTACGTCCCCGAGCCGCGGCCCGCGCAAGACGACTGGCAGGTTGGCGTGTACTACTTCCCGGGCTGGGACACCGGGGGCCGGTGGGATCCCATCAACCGAGCCCGCTTCCCGATCCCGTACCTCGGGTTCTACCGCGAGGGCGATCCGGAAGTCGCGGACTGGCACATCAAGTGGGCGGCCGAACACGGCATAGACTTCTTCATCTACGATTGGTACTGGATCCAGGGCTCGATGCACCTCACCCACGCGCTGCACGACGGCTACATGAATGCCCGCTACAAGGACCATCTCAAGTTCTGTCTGCTGTGGGCGAATCACAACCCGCCGGGCACGTCGTCAGAAGAAGACCTGCTGAACGTCACCCGCTACTGGCTCGACAACTACTTCAAGCTGCCGCAGTACCAGACGGTTGAGGGCAAGCCGCTGGTGGTTCTCTTCTCGCCGGGCCGCCTGACCGAGGACATGGGGAGCGCGGCGGTGGCCGCAGCGTTCGAGAAGATGCGGGCGCTGTGCCGCGCGGAGGGCCTGCCCGGGCTGTATCTCGCGGCGTGCGCCGTTCCCGCGCAGGCCGCGCGGCTCGCGCGCGAGGGCTACGACGCGGCGACCGGCTACAACTACCCCGCCGCCGGTTCTGAGGGCAAGCGCTGGGCGCCGTACGCCACGATGGTCACGGGGTATGAGGAGATCTGGAAGGAGTTCCTCGACCGCGACGAGATCAAATGCATCGTCCCGCTCGCCCCGGGTTGGGATTCGCGCCCGTGGCACGGCGACCACGCGCTCGTGCGCTATGACAACACGCCGGAGCTTTTCGAGGATATGTGTCGGCGCGCGAAGGCGCTGCTCGAGGAGCGAGAGCAGCCGCCCAAGCTGCGCATGGCGATCATCGAGGCGTGGAACGAGTTCGGCGAGGGGTCATACATCGAGCCGACCAGACCGTACGGCTTCGGCTATCTCGACGCCATCCGGCGGGTCTTCACCGAGGCCCCGGAGCAGCATGCGGACGTCGTGCCCGAGGATATCGGCCTCGGGCCGTACGACGTGAAGATGCCGCCCGAGGCGCTTGACAAGCGTGCCTGGGAGTTCGAGACGCCTGGCGACGCCGAGGGCTGGGACAGCGTGATGCAGATGACCGATGTGCGCGCTGAAGACGGGTCTCTCAAGGCGACGACCATCGGGGGCGATCCCGCGTTCTTCGGCCCGGCGGTGGAGATAGACGCCGCGCAGTATCGGCGCGTCTTGGTGCGCATGCGCGTGGATGGGCCGGAGGCGCCCGGCTCGGCCCAGCTCTTCTGGCGCAGCACCCTGCTCGCGGAAAGCGAGGCGACGAGTTGCCGGTTCGAGATCATCGCCGACGGGGAGTTCCACGAGTACGTGCTCGACGTCGGGAATGTGCCGACCTGGGCCGGGGATATCCAGCGGCTGCGCCTCGATCCCGGCTGGACCGCCGGGATGCAGGTGGAAGTGGATTACATCCGCGTGGTCGAGTAG
- a CDS encoding DUF5597 domain-containing protein, translating into MLAIVALCVCAACAAPASAGETSGAALPIPRLEHSDAAYHLMVDGNPFLILGGQALNKSAVKDEDLEGVWKALTAIHANTAIVPLHWRVIEPEPGQFDFRVLDSIVNGARRNGLRLVLLWFGTYKNGEMDYTPDWMKNDRATYARAIGFRGEQLNTMSPLCEAALDADIRAFTAVMRHLLETDRNHRTVIMVQVENEPGLIGTDRDHSEQATRLFESDVPSELMAYLGQHRDDLTASLRSAWSESEFRSSGTWTEVFGDFAAEAFSAWHIARYTDRVAAAGREVYALPMYANAWVIEPHGERAGRWPSGGPTEHVLDIWKAAAPHLDLIAPDIYYPKFYDDAVPYARPDNPLFVPEVNFMPFFGAHAFMTFATFDGLGIAPYGIDAGVDNQGWEIIAAEFEDTYRVLRPLLPVIARHRYMGKMHAIIQGISPGEDWAHDVHLADETVAALVEFTVQLDVERGRGRGLIIELAPDDYVIAGAGFNVTFRELQGPLRDTQLLSLEEGTFEDGQWVRHRRLNGDELHVRLPAKAKILRVRLARP; encoded by the coding sequence GTGCTTGCGATAGTCGCGTTGTGCGTGTGCGCGGCGTGTGCCGCACCGGCTAGCGCGGGGGAGACCTCGGGTGCGGCTTTACCGATTCCGCGGCTGGAGCACTCCGATGCGGCATACCACCTCATGGTGGACGGAAACCCATTCCTCATTCTCGGCGGGCAAGCCCTCAACAAGAGCGCCGTCAAGGACGAGGATCTCGAGGGGGTATGGAAGGCGCTCACGGCAATCCATGCCAACACCGCGATTGTTCCGCTGCACTGGCGCGTCATCGAGCCCGAGCCCGGACAGTTCGACTTCCGCGTGCTGGACAGTATCGTCAACGGCGCGCGCCGCAACGGGTTGCGACTGGTGCTGCTGTGGTTCGGCACGTATAAGAACGGCGAAATGGATTACACGCCGGACTGGATGAAGAACGATCGGGCGACGTACGCGCGGGCGATAGGGTTCAGGGGGGAACAGTTGAATACCATGTCGCCGCTGTGTGAGGCCGCGCTCGATGCCGATATCCGGGCGTTCACCGCGGTCATGCGCCACCTCTTAGAGACCGACCGGAACCACCGCACGGTCATCATGGTGCAGGTCGAAAACGAGCCCGGGCTTATCGGGACTGACCGGGACCACTCCGAGCAGGCGACGCGCCTCTTCGAGAGCGACGTGCCGTCCGAGTTGATGGCGTATCTCGGTCAACACCGAGATGACCTCACGGCAAGCTTGCGCTCGGCATGGTCGGAATCGGAGTTTCGCTCCTCGGGCACGTGGACGGAGGTGTTCGGGGATTTTGCCGCGGAGGCGTTCAGCGCGTGGCATATCGCTCGATACACCGACAGGGTGGCTGCTGCCGGGAGAGAGGTCTACGCGCTGCCGATGTATGCCAATGCCTGGGTTATCGAGCCCCACGGCGAGCGCGCAGGGCGGTGGCCGAGCGGCGGGCCGACCGAGCATGTCCTCGATATTTGGAAGGCCGCAGCGCCGCACCTCGACCTCATCGCGCCCGATATCTACTACCCGAAGTTCTACGATGACGCCGTGCCCTACGCGCGACCGGACAACCCCCTGTTCGTCCCCGAGGTCAACTTCATGCCTTTCTTCGGCGCGCACGCATTCATGACGTTTGCGACATTCGACGGCCTCGGCATCGCGCCGTACGGCATTGATGCGGGAGTGGACAATCAGGGATGGGAGATCATAGCCGCAGAGTTCGAGGATACGTACCGCGTACTCAGACCGCTGCTGCCGGTCATTGCGCGCCATCGCTACATGGGCAAGATGCACGCGATCATCCAGGGGATTTCGCCCGGTGAAGACTGGGCCCACGATGTCCATCTGGCGGACGAGACGGTCGCCGCCCTCGTCGAGTTCACGGTGCAGCTAGATGTCGAGCGCGGCCGGGGGCGCGGGCTGATTATCGAACTCGCGCCGGACGACTATGTGATCGCAGGGGCCGGCTTCAACGTGACGTTCCGCGAACTCCAAGGCCCGCTGCGCGACACTCAACTTCTGTCCCTGGAAGAGGGTACCTTCGAGGACGGGCAGTGGGTCCGCCACCGACGGCTCAACGGAGACGAACTTCACGTGCGTCTGCCGGCGAAGGCGAAGATTCTCCGGGTGCGCCTGGCTCGCCCGTGA
- a CDS encoding FGGY-family carbohydrate kinase, whose protein sequence is MAKYIIAHDVGTSRSKAVLVDVSGHVHSKCAESYKVYHPRSGRAEQEPTDWWNAVVRTTRRLLDEAGVAPSDVLCITYSTQMLGIVPMDVESGPLRRAIIWLDSRASAQASRMMRRFGGGRIFALLAGTALCGKDCIPKLLWLKEEEPEVYHKMCCFLDVAGYLIYRSTGRMVMEWTGASTFALDLKKKTWLKGVMRYAGFDPAKCPPLVRPTEQAGVLTAEAARECGLLEGTPVIASAGDAPAAAVGSGAVGEGDGHVYLGTSGWVAVMTKRTPRGKCGVAAIQSADPSKAFLIGETETAGACLEWIADTMYASEKAGAEAADIYGLMDERVAAIAPGADGVLFTPWMCGERAPVTDCTVRSSFLNVCAHHAREHLLRAVYEGVAYNMRWLVEIIEDGFGFRLSRLRVIGGGARSAPWMQILADVTGRNVETVYNPQEAGAVGAALVAAVGLGIYPDFDALKNIVAVERVFEPEQANRALYDSLYGSYRQAYRCLRGFYRQMNGARSE, encoded by the coding sequence GTGGCGAAGTATATCATCGCGCATGACGTGGGCACTAGCCGCAGCAAGGCGGTGCTCGTGGACGTCAGCGGCCACGTGCACTCGAAGTGCGCAGAATCCTACAAGGTCTACCATCCCAGGTCGGGGCGAGCTGAACAGGAGCCTACGGATTGGTGGAATGCGGTGGTGCGCACGACGAGGCGACTGCTCGACGAGGCCGGGGTAGCGCCCAGCGACGTGTTGTGCATCACGTACAGCACTCAGATGCTCGGGATCGTACCCATGGACGTCGAGTCCGGCCCTTTGCGCAGAGCGATCATCTGGCTCGACAGCCGGGCCAGCGCACAGGCGAGCAGGATGATGAGGAGGTTCGGCGGCGGCCGGATCTTCGCACTCCTCGCGGGCACGGCGTTGTGCGGCAAAGACTGCATACCGAAACTGCTGTGGCTAAAAGAGGAGGAGCCCGAGGTCTACCACAAAATGTGCTGCTTCCTCGACGTTGCGGGGTATCTCATCTATCGCAGCACAGGCAGAATGGTCATGGAGTGGACCGGCGCGTCTACGTTCGCACTCGACCTCAAGAAGAAGACGTGGCTCAAAGGCGTCATGCGCTATGCGGGATTTGACCCTGCGAAGTGTCCTCCGCTCGTGCGACCGACCGAGCAGGCGGGAGTGCTGACGGCGGAGGCGGCCCGCGAGTGCGGGCTGCTCGAAGGGACGCCGGTCATCGCCAGCGCCGGCGACGCCCCTGCAGCCGCGGTGGGTTCCGGGGCCGTGGGGGAGGGCGACGGTCACGTGTACCTTGGCACATCGGGGTGGGTCGCCGTCATGACCAAGCGGACGCCGCGCGGCAAGTGCGGCGTCGCGGCTATCCAGTCGGCCGATCCCAGCAAGGCATTTCTGATCGGTGAAACGGAGACCGCGGGGGCGTGCCTGGAGTGGATCGCGGACACCATGTACGCGAGCGAGAAGGCCGGCGCAGAGGCAGCGGATATCTACGGGCTGATGGATGAGAGGGTCGCCGCAATCGCGCCGGGCGCTGACGGCGTCCTGTTCACGCCGTGGATGTGCGGAGAGAGGGCGCCAGTGACGGATTGCACCGTTCGCTCGAGTTTTCTCAACGTGTGCGCCCACCATGCCCGCGAACACTTGCTGCGCGCGGTGTACGAAGGCGTGGCGTACAATATGAGGTGGCTGGTGGAGATCATCGAGGATGGCTTCGGATTCCGGCTGTCGCGCCTCAGAGTCATCGGAGGGGGCGCGAGAAGCGCCCCGTGGATGCAGATTCTGGCGGACGTCACCGGGAGGAATGTTGAAACCGTGTACAATCCCCAAGAGGCGGGAGCGGTGGGGGCGGCGTTGGTGGCGGCAGTGGGCCTTGGGATATACCCGGACTTTGACGCTCTGAAGAACATAGTGGCCGTCGAGCGGGTGTTTGAGCCGGAGCAAGCGAACCGCGCACTCTACGATTCGCTGTACGGTTCGTACCGGCAGGCATACCGATGCCTGCGCGGCTTCTACCGGCAAATGAACGGTGCGAGATCTGAGTAA
- a CDS encoding ribulose 1,5-bisphosphate carboxylase — MNQDDILGLPLALPEGADCEEYLIATYLASFPAAVPIPMLSTALAVEQSTGTWVAVPGETPDVRCQHVAKVLGVYEIPDFESSVPPSVETRNYFIQVAYPQVNIGEQIPMLLTTVVGNISMGGNIKLLDIRFPQRYVVGFKGPKFGIPGIRQILGIPKRPLLNNMIKPCTGYPLEVGAELFRKAALAGCDIIKDDELIADASFNSLLGRVKRYMEIEKEVYEETGEHTLYTANVTDSVPKVFDNAKRAVELGCNALMINYLAVGFPVMQALTEDADINVPMLGHMDVAGALYMSPLHGMSSHLVLGKLPRLAGADIVVIPAPYGKAPVIPDKFRNAAKNLAFPLYHLRPTWPMASGGITPSMVPKLMADLGSDIVIGSGGGIHAHPQGPIAGGKAFRQAIDATMQGIPVKEYAKEHSELEVALKEWADPFAKGFPL; from the coding sequence ATGAACCAAGACGATATCCTCGGCCTGCCTTTGGCATTGCCGGAAGGGGCGGACTGCGAGGAATACCTGATAGCCACGTACCTCGCGTCTTTCCCTGCGGCGGTTCCCATTCCCATGTTGTCCACGGCGCTTGCCGTGGAGCAGAGCACGGGGACATGGGTGGCCGTGCCGGGCGAGACGCCCGACGTGCGCTGCCAGCACGTGGCGAAGGTGCTGGGCGTGTACGAGATCCCGGACTTCGAATCGTCCGTACCCCCGTCGGTCGAGACGCGGAACTACTTTATCCAGGTCGCATATCCCCAGGTCAACATCGGCGAGCAGATACCGATGCTGCTGACGACGGTGGTGGGCAACATCTCGATGGGCGGCAACATCAAGTTGCTCGACATCCGTTTCCCGCAGAGATACGTCGTCGGGTTCAAGGGGCCGAAGTTCGGCATTCCGGGCATCCGCCAGATCCTGGGCATCCCAAAGCGGCCGCTGCTCAACAATATGATCAAGCCGTGCACCGGCTATCCCCTGGAGGTCGGGGCGGAGTTGTTCAGGAAGGCAGCGCTCGCGGGATGCGACATCATCAAGGACGACGAACTCATAGCCGACGCTTCGTTCAATTCGCTCCTGGGCCGGGTCAAGCGCTACATGGAGATCGAGAAGGAAGTGTACGAGGAAACCGGCGAGCACACGCTGTACACCGCCAACGTGACCGACAGCGTGCCCAAGGTGTTCGACAACGCCAAGCGAGCGGTCGAGCTGGGATGCAACGCGCTGATGATCAACTATCTGGCGGTTGGCTTCCCCGTGATGCAGGCGCTGACCGAGGATGCTGACATCAACGTCCCGATGCTCGGTCATATGGATGTGGCCGGGGCGCTGTACATGTCGCCCTTACACGGCATGAGTTCGCACCTCGTCCTGGGCAAGCTGCCGCGCCTGGCGGGAGCCGATATCGTGGTGATCCCGGCACCGTATGGAAAGGCGCCGGTCATACCGGACAAGTTTCGAAACGCCGCCAAGAACCTAGCATTTCCCTTGTATCACCTCCGACCCACTTGGCCCATGGCTTCGGGCGGGATCACGCCGTCCATGGTACCGAAGCTGATGGCCGATCTCGGATCCGACATTGTGATCGGCTCCGGCGGCGGGATTCATGCACATCCCCAGGGGCCGATTGCAGGAGGCAAGGCGTTTCGCCAGGCAATCGATGCGACGATGCAGGGAATTCCGGTGAAGGAATATGCGAAGGAGCACTCGGAGCTAGAGGTCGCGCTGAAGGAGTGGGCCGACCCGTTTGCGAAAGGCTTCCCACTGTAG
- a CDS encoding prepilin-type N-terminal cleavage/methylation domain-containing protein gives MTKKEAGHMRKNRGFTLIELLVVIAIIAILAAILFPVFARAREAARKATCISNCKQIALAALMYAQDYDEVLPAANGSGDEATAHPIDAANGSLTRAAANAANLGSLDYWQLADVLTPYVKSLDLFQCPTLMRRADWFRITTQVLTSGPAVGVRKVGNVNPGSDYDGYSWEWCGSYWWGCVHYPYGAGVAAGTYGEDIGRMWDACIIIGYVNDTDDPQEYWACSNAVGNFDDPVWKPMGGCLSYGAHEGYSQEYQNDHVIPVELGGTPPSIPISMTIMFADGHVKYMRLSFYAAMALISAPNEIQ, from the coding sequence CCGCCATCCTGTTCCCCGTGTTCGCTCGAGCGCGGGAGGCGGCGAGAAAGGCGACGTGTATCTCGAACTGTAAGCAGATCGCACTGGCGGCGCTGATGTACGCGCAGGACTATGACGAGGTGCTGCCGGCGGCCAACGGCAGTGGCGACGAGGCAACGGCGCACCCGATTGACGCGGCCAACGGGTCGCTCACGCGGGCGGCGGCCAATGCGGCCAACCTCGGTTCTCTGGACTACTGGCAGTTGGCGGACGTGCTGACACCGTACGTCAAGAGCCTCGACTTGTTCCAGTGTCCGACCCTGATGCGGCGGGCAGACTGGTTCAGGATCACGACCCAAGTCCTGACCTCCGGACCCGCCGTCGGCGTGCGCAAGGTCGGTAACGTCAACCCCGGCTCCGACTACGACGGGTATAGCTGGGAGTGGTGCGGTTCCTACTGGTGGGGCTGTGTTCACTACCCCTACGGCGCAGGAGTCGCGGCAGGCACTTACGGCGAGGACATCGGGCGGATGTGGGATGCCTGCATCATCATCGGCTACGTCAACGACACCGATGACCCACAGGAGTACTGGGCCTGCTCGAATGCTGTGGGCAACTTCGACGACCCGGTGTGGAAGCCGATGGGTGGGTGCCTATCCTACGGCGCGCACGAGGGCTACAGCCAGGAGTACCAGAACGACCACGTCATCCCGGTCGAGTTGGGCGGCACCCCGCCAAGCATCCCGATCTCGATGACCATCATGTTCGCGGACGGTCACGTCAAGTACATGCGGCTCAGCTTCTACGCCGCCATGGCGCTGATTTCTGCGCCGAACGAGATCCAGTAA
- a CDS encoding DUF5597 domain-containing protein yields MPITQSAATVGLIAAVVSVLLMLSAAPTLAAAGQAPSIPEIVHSDGQYRLMVDGQPFLALAGQAHNSSASNRDDIERACQAVTAIHGNLLIIPIYWELIEPRPGQFDFQVVDDVIAAARRHELRLVLLWFATWKNGEMNYAPEWVKADRKRFRRVIGLRGEELNVISPLCKAARDADASAFAAVMQHIREIDETQRTVIMVQVENEPGLMGSDRDYSTEATRLFNRPVPASLMSYLDQHREGLSESMQAAWGASGYRSQGTWAEVFGRMATEAFSAWHIARYIDRVAAAGKQAYPLPMYANAWLVEPHVERPGRWPSGGPTEHVLDIWKAAAPHLDLLAPDIYYPKFYDNASHYARPDNPLFVPEVNFHPFFGALVFMTFATFDGICFSPFGIDDALQDGELSFKAAEFEDAYRVLRPLLPLVLRYQYTGKLHAVIQGIGPGEHWAQCVALGGRTVAAMVEFTVTFDPEKGRGRGMMIELAPDDYVIAGAGFKVAFRTLQGPLRDVELVSVEEGTFEGERWIPERQLTGDELRVHLPEQSKILRVRVAAP; encoded by the coding sequence ATGCCAATCACGCAGAGTGCGGCGACGGTGGGACTTATCGCAGCGGTGGTGAGCGTTCTTTTGATGTTATCGGCTGCGCCGACGCTCGCGGCCGCCGGCCAGGCGCCGTCGATTCCGGAGATTGTGCACAGCGACGGGCAGTACCGCCTCATGGTGGACGGGCAGCCATTTCTCGCACTCGCGGGTCAGGCGCATAACTCCAGTGCGTCGAATCGCGATGACATTGAGCGCGCGTGCCAGGCCGTGACCGCGATCCACGGCAACCTGCTCATCATCCCCATCTACTGGGAGCTGATCGAGCCGCGGCCGGGCCAATTCGATTTTCAGGTCGTGGACGACGTGATCGCGGCCGCGCGGCGCCATGAGCTGCGTCTGGTTCTGCTGTGGTTCGCGACCTGGAAGAACGGCGAGATGAACTACGCGCCGGAATGGGTGAAGGCCGACCGCAAGCGCTTCCGGCGCGTGATCGGGTTGCGGGGGGAGGAACTGAACGTCATCTCGCCGCTGTGCAAAGCGGCGCGCGACGCGGACGCGAGCGCGTTCGCGGCGGTGATGCAGCATATCCGCGAGATTGATGAAACCCAGCGCACGGTCATTATGGTGCAGGTGGAGAACGAGCCTGGTCTGATGGGTTCGGATCGTGATTACTCCACCGAGGCGACCCGACTGTTCAATCGCCCGGTGCCGGCGAGCTTGATGTCATACCTCGACCAGCACCGCGAGGGCTTAAGTGAGAGCATGCAGGCAGCGTGGGGGGCGAGCGGATACCGAAGCCAAGGCACGTGGGCTGAAGTCTTCGGTCGCATGGCTACCGAGGCCTTCAGTGCCTGGCACATCGCGCGCTACATCGATCGCGTCGCGGCCGCTGGCAAGCAGGCCTACCCCTTGCCGATGTACGCGAACGCCTGGCTGGTGGAGCCCCACGTGGAGCGACCTGGGCGCTGGCCGAGCGGTGGGCCTACCGAGCACGTCTTGGACATCTGGAAGGCTGCCGCGCCTCACCTCGACCTTCTCGCGCCCGACATCTATTACCCGAAGTTCTATGACAACGCGTCTCACTACGCACGCCCCGACAACCCGCTGTTCGTGCCCGAGGTCAACTTTCATCCGTTCTTCGGGGCGCTCGTCTTCATGACATTCGCGACCTTCGACGGCATCTGCTTCTCGCCGTTTGGAATTGACGATGCCTTACAGGACGGCGAACTCAGCTTCAAAGCAGCAGAGTTCGAAGATGCTTACCGCGTGCTGAGGCCGCTTCTTCCGTTGGTCCTACGCTACCAGTACACGGGCAAGCTTCACGCGGTCATTCAAGGCATCGGCCCCGGCGAGCACTGGGCGCAGTGCGTGGCCCTCGGGGGCCGCACTGTGGCCGCGATGGTGGAGTTCACCGTCACGTTCGACCCCGAGAAGGGACGCGGACGGGGAATGATGATCGAGCTGGCGCCGGACGACTACGTGATTGCCGGCGCCGGATTCAAGGTGGCCTTCCGCACGCTGCAAGGGCCACTGCGCGACGTCGAGCTTGTGTCGGTGGAGGAGGGGACATTCGAAGGCGAGCGGTGGATTCCGGAGCGCCAGCTCACGGGCGACGAACTGCGCGTGCACCTACCGGAACAGTCCAAGATCCTGCGCGTGCGCGTGGCAGCGCCATAA